One part of the Parachlamydiales bacterium genome encodes these proteins:
- a CDS encoding VWA domain-containing protein, with protein sequence MIYWENAYWAVLLLLLPLIWTMRWRLSTYRSQVLEHLPITVRPRSPVIYLLKTVLLSIVWLGLTVALMGPMGNPRAIDESRDEPVKGLRQTPQDVVFLIDASASMATHDGRGKNTRLDEAKGLTELIIEQLQGQNVALYAFTSELTPLAPATPDYLFTILTLRALKINEGDSSGTQLSAALTALSNEYKEDSKDKKHSLVILTDGGDNSSNLQKISEELMKLRKMDWEIFFVGVGSLKGDTVPNVTYKGQPVNSKLEEEWLKKIAAERGQYYSANRMNALNLSKVIGGQILSSNKRTGQQEIDSKPQQYIYDRYFQWPLTAALFALLFYFVLPDVDVRKEEQ encoded by the coding sequence ATGATTTATTGGGAAAATGCCTATTGGGCTGTGCTGCTGCTCCTGCTCCCGCTCATCTGGACTATGCGCTGGCGGCTATCTACATATCGGTCTCAAGTTTTAGAGCATCTGCCGATCACCGTCAGGCCCCGCTCTCCGGTCATATACCTTTTAAAAACAGTTCTTCTATCTATCGTATGGCTTGGCTTGACCGTTGCTTTGATGGGCCCTATGGGTAATCCGCGCGCTATCGATGAAAGTAGGGACGAACCTGTAAAAGGATTGCGCCAAACTCCTCAGGACGTGGTTTTCCTTATCGACGCCTCTGCCTCGATGGCTACGCATGATGGAAGAGGGAAAAATACCCGTTTGGACGAAGCGAAGGGATTAACGGAGTTGATCATTGAACAATTACAGGGGCAGAATGTGGCGTTGTATGCCTTTACTTCTGAATTGACACCCTTAGCCCCTGCTACACCGGATTATCTGTTCACTATTCTTACATTGAGAGCGCTTAAAATTAATGAAGGGGATTCTTCCGGCACACAACTGTCCGCTGCTTTGACAGCGCTGTCCAATGAATATAAGGAGGATTCAAAAGATAAAAAACACTCGTTAGTGATCCTTACCGATGGGGGAGATAACTCTTCTAACCTACAGAAAATCAGCGAAGAACTAATGAAATTACGTAAAATGGACTGGGAGATATTTTTTGTCGGCGTCGGCTCCTTAAAAGGGGATACCGTCCCCAATGTGACATATAAAGGTCAGCCGGTGAACTCGAAATTGGAGGAAGAGTGGCTTAAGAAAATTGCTGCCGAAAGGGGGCAATACTACTCAGCAAATAGGATGAATGCTTTAAATCTTTCCAAAGTCATAGGCGGTCAGATCCTTAGTTCTAATAAGCGTACCGGTCAACAAGAAATTGACAGCAAGCCACAGCAATATATTTATGACCGTTATTTTCAATGGCCTTTAACTGCTGCCCTATTTGCCCTATTGTTTTATTTTGTCCTACCTGATGTGGATGTACGGAAGGAAGAACAATGA
- a CDS encoding VWA domain-containing protein, translating to MMGVDLLGCIASLFIAGLAVLSGLWFRNQTKPTVALSTPITQSDLNYKFYLTPFLFGGAFLCMLVALADPYYSKEVSFNKASPLQEQGKPPPVEGIAIYLVLDQSGSMEGEVLNKGDNGKRYQTTKLKLLKGITEKFILGDDALNMQGRPNDLMGIVGFSRGAQVISPLTLDHKELVKRLKKFDIMRANDQDGTSIGYAIYKTANLILATRHFAEELIAEGKPAYTIQSYAIILVTDGVQENNPLDKGKKWRNIPIEEAAKYAADNKIRLYIINVEPEFASPKYALLRKHLEQDTALTGGQFFLAGDSRTLGEIYKEIEELEKSALPSSQLSYLQDSPVEKVQKRLQAAYFAPWLMAVAALLFLSALAVETLVFRRVP from the coding sequence ATGATGGGCGTTGATCTTCTTGGATGCATTGCTTCGCTATTCATAGCGGGGTTGGCCGTTCTCTCTGGGCTTTGGTTCAGAAATCAAACGAAGCCTACAGTGGCGCTATCTACACCTATTACACAATCCGACTTAAACTATAAATTCTATTTAACTCCCTTCTTGTTCGGGGGGGCTTTCTTATGCATGCTCGTGGCCTTGGCAGATCCTTACTACAGCAAAGAAGTTAGCTTTAACAAAGCATCCCCCTTGCAGGAACAGGGAAAGCCCCCTCCTGTAGAAGGCATAGCCATTTACTTGGTTTTGGACCAGTCCGGATCGATGGAAGGAGAAGTGTTAAACAAAGGCGATAATGGCAAACGCTATCAAACGACCAAGCTGAAGTTGCTTAAAGGGATTACCGAAAAGTTCATCTTGGGAGATGACGCTTTGAACATGCAGGGAAGGCCAAATGATCTCATGGGTATCGTGGGTTTTTCTAGAGGTGCGCAGGTAATTTCCCCTTTGACATTAGACCATAAAGAATTGGTCAAAAGGCTGAAAAAATTCGATATTATGCGCGCGAATGACCAAGACGGCACTTCGATAGGGTATGCCATTTATAAGACTGCCAACCTCATACTTGCTACCCGGCATTTTGCGGAAGAGCTGATTGCGGAAGGCAAACCTGCGTATACTATCCAAAGCTATGCAATCATTCTTGTGACTGATGGGGTGCAAGAGAATAACCCTTTGGATAAAGGGAAAAAATGGCGCAACATACCGATTGAAGAAGCTGCTAAATATGCGGCGGACAACAAAATACGCTTATATATCATCAATGTGGAACCTGAATTTGCATCGCCTAAATATGCTCTTTTACGTAAACACCTCGAGCAGGATACAGCTTTGACAGGCGGGCAGTTTTTCCTAGCGGGCGATTCCCGCACTTTAGGAGAAATCTATAAGGAAATTGAAGAATTGGAAAAAAGCGCTCTGCCATCTTCTCAGCTTAGCTACCTACAAGATAGTCCAGTGGAAAAGGTTCAAAAACGTTTGCAAGCTGCATATTTTGCACCGTGGCTGATGGCTGTTGCTGCACTCCTATTTCTTTCTGCCCTGGCCGTCGAAACTTTGGTGTTCAGGAGGGTCCCTTAA
- a CDS encoding tetratricopeptide repeat protein — protein MSPRNVQALVLWCLVLALGFVIIASLLSGQGEGRHIEAYRSYQKAERSQVSAEREEHFNKSLMLYKHLEDDYQTSHGNGKLQYNIANTYFQLGQYPSAVLYYQKALKLDPWNDQAWANLQVALKKLQISNADARPWWQSIFSPSLGIPETQRLQMFFALALAAILFAAFYIWKEIEKFKSYAWIASSLAFAVLVSLVLTHFSEPAEAIVLRPSDVYRDAGKQYAKVQSNPLPEGVKLQIIELTDEGRWAKVRTPEGVQGFVPIDRIGII, from the coding sequence ATGAGTCCACGAAATGTGCAGGCATTGGTCCTTTGGTGTCTTGTGTTAGCCCTGGGTTTTGTAATCATTGCCTCTCTTCTGTCCGGACAAGGCGAGGGACGGCACATTGAAGCCTATAGAAGTTACCAGAAAGCAGAACGCTCACAAGTTTCTGCAGAAAGGGAAGAACATTTTAATAAGTCCCTTATGCTCTATAAACACCTAGAAGACGACTACCAAACTTCGCACGGCAACGGCAAACTGCAGTACAATATCGCCAATACTTACTTCCAATTAGGGCAATATCCCTCCGCCGTCCTCTATTACCAGAAAGCTCTCAAGTTGGATCCATGGAATGATCAGGCTTGGGCCAATCTACAGGTAGCCTTGAAAAAACTGCAAATCTCCAATGCCGACGCACGTCCCTGGTGGCAATCTATTTTCAGCCCCTCTCTGGGAATTCCTGAAACACAAAGATTACAGATGTTCTTTGCTCTAGCTCTAGCAGCAATACTCTTCGCTGCTTTTTATATATGGAAGGAAATAGAGAAGTTTAAATCCTACGCATGGATTGCAAGTTCCCTTGCTTTTGCCGTCTTGGTAAGCCTCGTCCTTACTCACTTCTCTGAGCCTGCAGAAGCTATTGTACTACGACCCTCCGATGTGTATAGAGACGCCGGCAAACAATACGCTAAAGTCCAAAGTAATCCTTTACCCGAAGGTGTAAAGCTGCAAATCATTGAACTTACGGATGAAGGCCGCTGGGCTAAAGTGCGTACTCCTGAGGGGGTGCAGGGATTTGTCCCTATTGACCGCATTGGCATCATTTAG
- a CDS encoding tetratricopeptide repeat protein, with protein MKAYLIGLLLLPSIAWNFSCKAAPSTFEEARIYYEAEDYDASENAYTQLLTTSPAPSDQAIARYGLGLSYATKKQWGDASSEFRLALALSGLQPALKRDIQIALSEVLIHQAISSSKDPALLAYALDLLAEARRIYDEAGETNCLLWKSQGGTVCPLNSYETPLLKWLNSVEAEVSVLRQESILHPASLLEALWQSQLALTSFNEDLKLLKDLQSNTGLLKKYEQKFSENVSLFYSLLENASIHVPQKMRPSYDFFRENIRQFQASIASNSLSAAENALVNSDQTMEKWMEAVFPDKADIGALLQLMAFYEMALRGKIIPENIVKSILKVFESGKIKGDPKAQSAQKYSEMALQAMQEGKPAAARIFLEAAYILTSGSILKSETPLRKASDILILAMALERNTTKLTRMLAAAQRDLSEEKSVLVDVIEPAQQEVIGLMAQFPAYALKEQRSGFKGTKEIPGRCQHKPWDRVMPLFYSAWAAADKAQGKNYIRILQHQERNLANLSEALRILLEPIAEGNDSCYTKRPPSKKPEPSPSAPEKSSPEPIENVMRQIQMMEQDDKIEKPQSVMKIGEKPW; from the coding sequence ATGAAGGCTTATTTGATTGGGCTGCTCCTTCTCCCTTCTATAGCATGGAATTTCTCCTGTAAGGCTGCACCCTCTACTTTTGAGGAGGCGCGCATCTACTATGAAGCGGAGGATTACGATGCTTCTGAAAATGCCTATACACAGCTTTTAACCACTTCTCCAGCTCCATCAGATCAAGCGATTGCCCGTTATGGGCTAGGCCTATCGTACGCCACAAAAAAACAGTGGGGGGATGCGTCGTCGGAATTCCGATTAGCCCTAGCTCTCAGCGGCCTACAACCTGCGCTCAAGAGGGATATTCAGATTGCCCTCTCCGAGGTTCTCATCCACCAAGCTATCTCTAGCAGCAAAGATCCTGCCCTCCTTGCCTATGCCTTGGATCTATTGGCTGAGGCGCGCAGAATTTACGACGAAGCAGGAGAAACTAACTGTCTGCTATGGAAAAGCCAAGGAGGCACTGTCTGTCCATTGAATAGCTATGAGACGCCTCTATTAAAATGGCTAAATAGTGTGGAAGCAGAGGTTTCTGTCTTAAGGCAGGAGTCCATCCTCCATCCAGCATCCCTGCTGGAAGCTCTTTGGCAATCGCAATTAGCCCTGACATCTTTCAACGAAGACCTTAAGCTATTAAAAGACCTGCAAAGCAATACGGGTTTGCTTAAAAAATACGAACAGAAATTCTCGGAAAACGTCAGCCTTTTTTATAGCTTGTTGGAAAACGCTTCTATCCATGTCCCGCAAAAAATGCGTCCTTCTTATGATTTCTTTAGAGAAAATATCCGCCAATTTCAGGCAAGCATCGCTTCCAATTCCCTGTCAGCAGCTGAAAATGCCTTGGTAAACAGCGACCAGACAATGGAAAAATGGATGGAGGCTGTATTTCCTGACAAAGCCGATATCGGAGCGCTTTTACAGCTAATGGCGTTTTATGAGATGGCATTAAGGGGTAAAATTATTCCTGAAAATATTGTCAAAAGTATCCTTAAAGTTTTTGAAAGCGGAAAAATTAAAGGCGATCCCAAAGCTCAGTCAGCCCAAAAGTATTCAGAGATGGCATTACAAGCAATGCAAGAAGGAAAACCCGCAGCTGCCCGCATTTTTCTGGAAGCCGCATATATCCTCACTTCAGGATCCATCCTTAAATCTGAAACACCTCTCCGAAAAGCTAGCGATATCCTCATCTTGGCCATGGCGTTGGAACGGAATACGACCAAACTAACACGAATGTTAGCCGCTGCCCAGCGGGATCTGTCTGAAGAGAAATCTGTTCTCGTAGACGTCATAGAACCTGCACAGCAAGAGGTCATTGGATTGATGGCGCAATTTCCCGCATATGCATTAAAGGAACAACGCTCAGGTTTTAAAGGAACCAAAGAAATTCCCGGCCGTTGCCAACATAAACCGTGGGATCGCGTCATGCCATTATTCTATTCTGCCTGGGCTGCCGCAGACAAAGCCCAAGGAAAAAACTATATTAGGATTTTACAACACCAAGAGCGGAACCTGGCTAATTTAAGTGAGGCATTAAGAATATTATTGGAACCTATTGCAGAGGGGAATGATTCGTGTTATACGAAAAGACCACCAAGCAAGAAGCCGGAACCCTCACCCAGCGCACCGGAAAAGAGCTCGCCTGAACCTATTGAGAATGTAATGAGGCAAATCCAGATGATGGAACAAGACGATAAAATAGAGAAACCCCAAAGTGTCATGAAAATTGGTGAAAAGCCATGGTGA
- a CDS encoding ParB/RepB/Spo0J family partition protein, translating to MIEKDICTSIRMVRLADIKANPHQPRKQFCAEELKDLAASIKQVGIIHPPAVQKDMEGDGYILIAGERRVRASELAGLDMIPVVVHTGDAVYSAQAALIENIQRVDLNPMEVAKAIKELMELHGHSQDELAQILGKKRSTVANYLRLLGLPRNIQQATSSGSITMGHAKAILALEIEEQQQLLLEIILRDGLSVRQAEQAAQRLAEKDKKKQLVFRPRDFYLEHLARQLEEKLGTKVIVQGAGKKGKITIDYYSLDDIDRLLALLGMNE from the coding sequence TTGATTGAAAAAGACATTTGTACATCTATCCGTATGGTTAGGCTGGCTGATATCAAAGCCAATCCCCACCAGCCTCGCAAACAGTTCTGCGCGGAGGAGCTCAAAGATTTAGCTGCCTCCATAAAGCAAGTAGGCATTATTCATCCCCCTGCCGTGCAAAAAGATATGGAAGGGGATGGGTATATCCTGATAGCAGGCGAAAGAAGGGTGCGCGCTTCAGAACTGGCAGGGCTGGATATGATTCCTGTCGTAGTGCATACCGGAGATGCCGTTTATTCTGCCCAGGCAGCACTGATAGAGAATATCCAAAGAGTCGACTTGAATCCCATGGAAGTAGCTAAAGCTATCAAAGAGCTGATGGAATTGCATGGGCATAGCCAAGACGAGCTGGCACAGATTTTAGGCAAAAAGAGGTCCACAGTTGCTAACTATTTGCGCCTTTTGGGCCTTCCACGCAATATTCAGCAGGCTACATCATCCGGAAGCATCACAATGGGACATGCAAAGGCTATTTTAGCTTTGGAAATAGAAGAACAGCAGCAGCTGCTGCTCGAGATAATTCTGCGTGACGGACTTTCCGTGAGACAAGCGGAGCAGGCAGCTCAACGCTTGGCCGAAAAAGATAAAAAGAAGCAGTTGGTTTTCCGGCCGCGCGATTTCTATTTAGAACATTTGGCGCGCCAGCTCGAAGAAAAATTGGGAACTAAAGTCATAGTGCAAGGAGCCGGCAAGAAAGGCAAGATCACCATCGACTATTATTCACTAGATGATATCGACAGATTGCTCGCGTTATTGGGAATGAATGAATAG
- a CDS encoding BatD family protein, with protein MVRLFLRVLLVAILSLLPAGLQAVLVKVELDKNTLKAGQEIQGTLNIQHQPSEKINSSAIKIGDTPLKVTQVSEETNGGIQTTRYIFNLPAKEHGLQLLPSISIPVGGIAYETVSQSYLVNGNSAPATATTTYGKAAADSVWLKLETFIDGKSTLFPGQRTVIGYRYIFNGNIQLSEEVLPLLEAEGFKKVGDPIIKDYKEKKYAVRQIFQEIEAISPGDYQFAESSVSGFIYQFDAAGNPLPQEKILATAPPMIIKVLAFPGNPPTSFNGAIGNYTFAVRLLNLPELSVGDKVTLSLEITGKGNLDDVPMPEVCCQPGFSGKFQQSDIPPVGIVKGSSKAFVVDLRPLSDKITEIPPVEFSFYNPDTQKYSTLRSIPIPITVHPADSPFNQALQDAEADSLSPTPADTAPAANSSSTPASGIEISGNSALYHSDLSDRAFGSWWVLFIIPIGAFFLWMLNHLKKMDKEIQQAKTENSSQDWLELAYKNQEDPSKLYHSIERALIGILKEKGIIPNENITPHDLPREGVSGDVQAFLNSIEEKRFTGHKSLSSKEILTETTKLYDDIKLHITS; from the coding sequence ATGGTGAGGTTATTTCTAAGAGTATTACTCGTAGCCATCCTATCTCTCTTGCCTGCAGGACTGCAGGCTGTCTTGGTCAAAGTTGAGCTTGATAAGAATACACTTAAAGCAGGACAAGAAATCCAGGGCACACTGAATATTCAACATCAACCCTCCGAAAAAATAAATTCCTCTGCTATTAAAATTGGCGATACCCCTCTAAAAGTTACCCAAGTCTCCGAAGAAACAAATGGGGGGATACAGACAACTCGATATATTTTTAACCTTCCCGCCAAAGAACACGGCCTTCAACTTCTTCCTTCTATCTCTATTCCCGTGGGCGGTATAGCCTACGAAACTGTTTCACAAAGCTATTTGGTGAATGGCAATTCAGCGCCTGCCACCGCAACCACTACCTATGGAAAAGCCGCAGCGGATTCTGTTTGGCTGAAGTTAGAGACTTTCATCGATGGAAAATCCACCCTCTTTCCAGGCCAGCGCACTGTCATAGGTTATCGCTACATCTTTAATGGTAACATCCAATTGAGTGAGGAAGTTCTCCCTCTTCTTGAAGCCGAGGGCTTTAAAAAAGTGGGCGATCCTATCATCAAAGACTATAAAGAAAAGAAATATGCCGTCCGACAGATCTTTCAGGAAATTGAAGCTATCTCTCCAGGCGACTACCAATTTGCAGAATCTTCTGTTTCCGGTTTTATCTACCAGTTTGATGCTGCAGGTAATCCTCTACCACAAGAGAAAATCCTTGCTACTGCCCCGCCTATGATTATCAAAGTCCTCGCTTTTCCCGGAAATCCCCCCACTTCTTTTAATGGCGCCATAGGCAACTATACCTTTGCAGTCAGACTTCTCAATCTTCCGGAACTTTCTGTAGGGGATAAGGTGACTCTATCTCTAGAAATAACCGGAAAAGGTAACCTGGATGATGTACCTATGCCGGAAGTCTGCTGCCAGCCGGGATTCAGCGGGAAATTCCAACAAAGCGATATCCCTCCTGTAGGTATTGTCAAAGGTAGCAGTAAAGCATTCGTCGTTGATCTCCGCCCATTGAGTGATAAGATAACTGAAATCCCTCCCGTGGAATTCAGCTTCTATAATCCCGATACTCAGAAATACAGCACTCTGCGCAGCATTCCTATTCCCATCACCGTCCATCCTGCAGACTCTCCTTTCAACCAAGCCCTTCAAGATGCAGAAGCAGACTCTCTCAGCCCTACCCCGGCCGATACGGCTCCCGCAGCAAACTCTAGCTCCACCCCAGCCTCCGGTATTGAAATCTCCGGCAACTCTGCCCTCTATCATTCTGACCTAAGCGACCGCGCTTTCGGATCCTGGTGGGTACTCTTTATCATTCCCATAGGTGCATTCTTCCTGTGGATGCTCAACCATCTGAAAAAGATGGACAAGGAAATACAACAAGCAAAAACTGAAAACTCTAGCCAGGATTGGTTGGAATTGGCTTACAAAAACCAAGAGGACCCCTCCAAACTATACCATTCTATCGAAAGAGCACTCATTGGCATATTAAAAGAGAAAGGTATAATACCTAATGAGAACATCACTCCACACGATTTACCTCGCGAAGGAGTGAGCGGGGACGTACAAGCCTTTTTAAACAGTATCGAAGAAAAACGTTTTACAGGGCATAAGTCTCTTTCATCCAAAGAGATTTTAACCGAAACAACTAAGCTATATGATGACATAAAATTACACATAACGTCTTGA
- a CDS encoding glycosyltransferase has protein sequence MNPKRICLITNYNQYESKRVFTAELAKALDECGIATLILDWAKSKSTFFKQIQDFKPDLLLSFNSFQPLSNGEYIWDILKIPTLFVIVDPVIYYANIPPSPYLYLSCVDRNDAQMLADNGYTNVFFWPHATSTKPLTYEERIYDVVLTGSCYDYESLKESAPPQLLPILDAATELVLGPNCISIAQAIHSTWHLANLPQQEIDFKQLFYLIDYYTRGLDRINLVKSLKDCKVHIFGELGQDHPSAKKSWDYYLGNLPNITLHPALNFSDALKIQRQAKICLNSMPFFKNGSHERILTSLEAGALPLTSDSIWTHEQFSHLNDILIYTPNSYSHLNELIQNLLSNPQQLQTLISNGRQKVISHHTWISRARGLCPLDPCQRAKPFGNRFPPSGQ, from the coding sequence ATGAACCCAAAACGGATTTGTCTGATCACGAACTACAACCAATATGAGTCCAAGCGCGTCTTCACCGCAGAGCTGGCAAAAGCTCTCGATGAATGCGGAATCGCTACCCTCATCCTCGATTGGGCTAAATCAAAATCTACTTTTTTTAAGCAAATCCAAGATTTCAAACCGGACCTTCTCCTCTCCTTCAACTCCTTCCAACCTCTCTCCAATGGCGAATACATCTGGGATATTCTTAAAATTCCTACCCTTTTCGTGATCGTCGACCCCGTCATCTACTACGCTAACATTCCTCCCAGCCCCTACCTATACCTTTCATGCGTCGACCGTAATGATGCCCAAATGCTTGCAGATAATGGCTACACTAATGTTTTTTTCTGGCCCCACGCTACCTCCACAAAACCTCTAACTTATGAAGAACGCATCTACGATGTTGTTCTGACAGGATCATGCTATGACTACGAAAGCCTAAAGGAAAGCGCTCCCCCCCAACTCCTACCTATCCTAGACGCTGCAACAGAACTCGTCCTAGGCCCCAACTGCATCTCCATAGCTCAAGCCATCCACTCCACCTGGCACCTCGCCAACCTCCCCCAGCAAGAGATCGACTTCAAACAACTTTTCTACCTCATCGACTACTACACCCGTGGCCTAGATAGGATCAACCTTGTCAAATCCCTCAAAGACTGCAAAGTCCACATCTTCGGCGAACTAGGACAAGACCACCCCTCCGCTAAGAAAAGCTGGGACTACTATCTCGGCAACCTCCCTAACATCACCCTTCACCCAGCTCTCAATTTCTCCGACGCCCTAAAAATTCAACGCCAAGCTAAAATATGCCTCAATAGTATGCCCTTCTTCAAAAATGGCTCCCACGAACGCATCCTAACCTCCCTAGAAGCCGGCGCCCTCCCGCTAACCTCAGACTCCATATGGACGCATGAACAGTTCTCACACCTCAACGATATCCTAATATACACCCCCAACTCCTACTCCCACCTCAACGAACTCATCCAAAACCTCCTCTCCAACCCCCAACAACTCCAAACACTCATCTCCAACGGCCGCCAAAAAGTCATCTCCCATCACACCTGGATATCCCGCGCCAGGGGACTCTGTCCCCTGGACCCCTGCCAAAGGGCAAAGCCCTTTGGAAACCGCTTTCCTCCCTCCGGGCAGTAA